One Rhodococcus sp. P1Y DNA window includes the following coding sequences:
- a CDS encoding TetR/AcrR family transcriptional regulator C-terminal domain-containing protein codes for MALVDRHGAEGASMRGVAQKLGVNPTSLYNHVADRAAMIEDLRALVSNRIDSAPLRQLPWEEGLLAWARSYRLAFARHHRAVPLLMTTRASSPVLLAEYEDFAVAAEAVGWASSEVLPLLTAFESFILGSVLDMSGPTVVFDPVGQEERFPRLAAAYETLQDEDADDPIATRAFELGLKMLIASARPPR; via the coding sequence TTGGCCTTGGTCGACCGGCATGGCGCCGAGGGCGCCAGCATGCGAGGCGTGGCACAGAAGCTGGGCGTCAACCCCACCTCGCTGTACAACCACGTTGCCGACCGCGCGGCCATGATCGAAGACCTCCGGGCGTTGGTGTCGAATCGAATCGACTCGGCACCGCTACGCCAATTGCCCTGGGAAGAAGGCCTTCTCGCTTGGGCAAGGTCCTACCGGCTGGCCTTTGCTCGGCATCACCGGGCGGTACCCCTGCTCATGACGACACGCGCATCCTCACCGGTGCTGCTCGCGGAGTACGAAGACTTCGCCGTCGCGGCCGAGGCGGTCGGGTGGGCGAGCTCGGAAGTGCTCCCACTGTTGACTGCGTTCGAGTCCTTCATCCTGGGTAGCGTGCTCGACATGTCGGGTCCGACTGTGGTGTTCGATCCGGTAGGGCAGGAGGAGCGCTTTCCGCGATTGGCCGCGGCCTACGAGACGCTCCAAGACGAGGATGCCGACGATCCGATCGCGACCCGAGCTTTCGAGTTGGGTCTGAAAATGCTCATCGCATCGGCACGGCCGCCGCGCTGA
- a CDS encoding amidase translates to MTSSSFSVAEADIECLATALADGTVTSVEIVARYLNRIGHYDRSGILLNSVPVLNPNAFEEARASDRRRALGQARGPLDGIPYTAKASYKVRGLPVTAGSPAYADLVANDDAFAVGRLRAAGAICLGMTNMPPMAAGGMQRGLYGRAESPYSAEFLTAAFGSGSSNGSGTSTAASFAAFGLAEETWSSGRAPASNNALVAYTPSRGVISVRGNWPLVPTMDVVVPHARSVDDLLRLLDVVVADDQVAEGDLWRQQQWIELPQASAVRPASYVDLPPLPLKGLRLAVPRLYINGDPASANPIHTRASVMSLWQHMRDDLEAAGAEVVETDFPVVENYEGLHPESRTMVDRGFVPPEFLERELDELSIWALDSFLAANAQPGLSRLADTDPALIFPHPTGALPDQYGVLPFDVAYDLADYVPRAAAGVTPFDHISYVEAGMRGLEETRRVDFENWLQTNGFDAVVFPAAADVGPADADVDASAAAIAWNNGVWVSNGNLVPRHLGIPTVTVPMGIMEDSAMPVGLTLAGAAYSDSTLLRLARSVEATGVRRPAPARTPVLPDEQIFAHPGTAAEGDLSVAIGDVLLRPGPAGDELGFVVEVTDGPAEEIQAFVDGVRVPLRTTGGVVSGSVSVPEGAHSAAHSEWRTPYGPLIVVVARSAQGGVSGALATTDGSPL, encoded by the coding sequence ATGACTTCCTCCTCATTCAGCGTCGCCGAGGCCGACATCGAGTGCCTGGCCACAGCCCTCGCGGATGGCACGGTCACGAGCGTCGAGATCGTGGCGCGCTACCTGAACCGAATCGGCCACTACGACCGATCGGGAATCCTGCTCAACTCGGTCCCGGTGTTGAATCCGAATGCTTTCGAGGAAGCGCGCGCGTCGGACCGACGCCGCGCCCTCGGACAGGCTCGAGGCCCGTTGGACGGAATCCCGTACACAGCGAAGGCCAGCTACAAGGTGCGCGGCTTGCCGGTCACCGCAGGCTCGCCCGCCTATGCGGACCTCGTTGCGAACGACGACGCGTTCGCCGTGGGGCGACTGCGGGCAGCGGGAGCGATCTGCCTAGGTATGACCAACATGCCCCCGATGGCCGCCGGCGGAATGCAACGCGGACTCTACGGTCGCGCCGAGAGTCCATATTCCGCGGAGTTTCTCACGGCCGCTTTCGGGTCGGGATCGTCGAACGGCTCGGGCACGTCCACGGCGGCGAGCTTCGCCGCCTTCGGCCTGGCCGAGGAGACGTGGTCCTCCGGCCGCGCTCCCGCGTCGAACAATGCACTCGTCGCGTACACCCCGTCCCGTGGTGTGATCTCGGTGCGGGGGAACTGGCCGTTGGTCCCCACGATGGACGTCGTGGTGCCGCACGCACGCTCGGTCGACGACCTACTACGTCTGCTCGACGTCGTCGTCGCCGACGATCAGGTTGCCGAGGGCGACCTCTGGCGTCAGCAACAATGGATCGAACTACCGCAGGCTTCCGCAGTGCGGCCGGCGTCCTACGTCGATCTGCCCCCGTTACCGCTGAAGGGCCTCCGACTGGCTGTACCCCGCCTCTACATCAACGGCGACCCCGCCAGCGCCAATCCGATCCACACTCGCGCATCCGTGATGTCGCTCTGGCAGCACATGCGTGACGATCTCGAGGCCGCAGGCGCGGAGGTCGTCGAGACCGACTTCCCTGTCGTGGAGAACTACGAAGGTCTGCATCCCGAGTCTCGGACCATGGTCGACCGCGGCTTCGTTCCCCCCGAGTTCCTCGAACGAGAATTGGACGAGCTGTCCATCTGGGCATTGGACAGCTTTCTGGCCGCGAACGCTCAGCCCGGCCTCAGCCGCTTGGCCGATACAGACCCCGCCCTCATTTTTCCCCACCCCACCGGTGCGCTGCCCGATCAGTACGGCGTCCTCCCCTTCGACGTTGCCTACGACCTTGCGGACTACGTCCCGCGAGCGGCGGCCGGAGTGACGCCCTTCGACCACATTTCGTATGTGGAGGCGGGGATGCGCGGACTGGAGGAGACCCGGCGCGTCGACTTCGAGAATTGGCTGCAGACCAACGGATTCGATGCAGTCGTCTTTCCTGCTGCTGCAGACGTGGGCCCCGCCGACGCCGACGTGGACGCTTCCGCCGCCGCGATTGCCTGGAACAACGGAGTGTGGGTGTCCAACGGCAACCTCGTTCCCCGCCACCTCGGGATCCCCACCGTCACAGTCCCGATGGGCATAATGGAGGACAGTGCAATGCCGGTCGGTCTGACACTGGCCGGTGCCGCGTATTCGGACTCCACGCTGTTGCGTCTGGCCCGGTCGGTCGAAGCAACCGGGGTTCGAAGGCCTGCCCCGGCACGCACCCCCGTACTGCCGGACGAGCAGATCTTCGCGCACCCCGGCACGGCCGCGGAAGGCGATCTCTCCGTTGCCATCGGCGATGTACTACTCAGACCCGGTCCGGCAGGCGACGAACTCGGCTTCGTCGTCGAGGTCACCGACGGTCCCGCCGAGGAAATTCAGGCGTTCGTCGACGGAGTGCGCGTACCGCTCCGGACGACGGGAGGCGTTGTGAGCGGGTCCGTTTCGGTACCGGAGGGCGCCCACAGCGCGGCACACAGCGAATGGCGGACTCCATACGGGCCGCTCATCGTCGTCGTCGCGCGTTCCGCACAGGGCGGGGTGTCCGGAGCACTCGCAACGACCGACGGATCACCGCTGTAG
- a CDS encoding MFS transporter, producing the protein MTIPFTPDSTRLPLNTRRATSVFGMSVLGLLTANLLPFMVIALQDSLGVSVGEAGTIMTGSLLATALVCIAVTRLAEGHRRMVVARAGLVVTAVGFALAALPLGAFTTIAGVIVGGAGAGGALAASGAALAALRNPNRMSAASGLVNRAVVTVVLAIIPLVGVTLGSVYGFVAGLAIVLLVTSRWLPAAPIVDKPYLVRQATSAPADNRDTTIAGIALLAMYAVWAISEDSLWAIAGTMGTDNAQLTDTSLGVVLSASSAGGFVAALALILLGDRLGRALPLAVLLVLGGALKLGTSLATDPTVYGVLLVTWNSVYLAAFLLFIATAAALDANGRFSGPSLGVYLVGTSFAPVFGGWLVEAFGYSTFGWVVGAMSWALVLPVVLVARLSTRIEHAESATRQSVSQQQETHR; encoded by the coding sequence ATGACGATCCCCTTCACGCCCGACAGCACCCGACTGCCGTTGAACACCCGGCGCGCAACATCGGTTTTCGGGATGTCCGTACTCGGGCTGCTGACCGCGAATCTGTTGCCCTTCATGGTGATCGCGCTACAGGATTCGCTCGGCGTCAGCGTCGGCGAAGCCGGAACCATCATGACGGGATCGCTGCTGGCGACCGCCCTCGTCTGTATCGCCGTCACCCGCCTTGCGGAAGGGCACCGACGAATGGTGGTAGCCCGGGCCGGTCTCGTCGTGACCGCAGTGGGTTTCGCCCTCGCGGCGCTGCCCCTAGGCGCGTTCACGACGATCGCCGGGGTGATCGTGGGCGGCGCTGGAGCCGGTGGCGCATTGGCCGCAAGCGGGGCGGCCCTTGCCGCACTGCGTAACCCCAACCGCATGTCCGCGGCCAGCGGGCTCGTCAACCGTGCGGTGGTAACCGTTGTGCTCGCGATAATCCCCCTCGTGGGGGTCACGTTGGGAAGCGTGTACGGATTCGTCGCCGGTCTTGCGATCGTACTGCTGGTGACATCCCGATGGCTCCCCGCAGCACCGATCGTCGACAAGCCCTACCTGGTTCGCCAGGCCACTTCCGCTCCAGCTGACAACCGAGACACCACCATTGCCGGAATTGCCTTGCTGGCGATGTATGCGGTGTGGGCGATCAGCGAGGACTCGCTTTGGGCGATCGCGGGCACCATGGGAACCGACAATGCACAGCTCACCGACACCTCCCTGGGCGTCGTACTCAGCGCCTCCAGCGCCGGAGGCTTCGTTGCCGCACTCGCGTTGATCCTCCTCGGCGACCGATTGGGCCGCGCGCTTCCGTTGGCCGTCCTCCTCGTTCTCGGCGGAGCCCTCAAACTCGGCACGTCGCTCGCGACCGATCCCACCGTGTACGGCGTGCTTCTGGTCACTTGGAACTCGGTGTACCTGGCCGCCTTCTTGCTGTTCATCGCCACGGCAGCCGCATTGGACGCCAACGGCCGGTTCTCCGGCCCCTCGCTCGGGGTGTACCTCGTCGGTACCAGCTTTGCACCCGTGTTCGGCGGCTGGCTGGTCGAGGCCTTCGGGTACAGCACATTCGGCTGGGTCGTCGGGGCTATGAGCTGGGCGCTCGTCCTCCCGGTCGTGCTGGTCGCGAGACTGTCCACCCGAATCGAACACGCGGAAAGCGCCACACGTCAGTCGGTTTCGCAACAGCAGGAGACACATCGATGA
- a CDS encoding agmatine deiminase family protein, with the protein MPAEGARHERTWMAYPSAGYSLGDTAEEHHEARATWAAVAHAVARFEPVTVAVDPNEVEVARTYLSADIDIVEAPLNDAWMRDIGPTFVLSEGGRLGGVDWVFNGWGGQDWARWDKDSKIGALVVDASGAELIDSPIVNEGGGIQVDGLGTVLVTETVQLDPGRNPTLSKADIEAELARTIGATKVIWLPRGLTRDADTYGTRGHVDIVAAIASPGVVLVHDQRNPEHPDYAVSKTIVEIFENSTDARGEKWTIVKVPAPEVLRDAEGYVDYSYINHYVVNDGVIACSFDDPADDEAVALLSAAYPGRTVVTVDARPLFARGGGIHCITQNQPLVQPK; encoded by the coding sequence ATGCCGGCCGAAGGCGCTCGGCACGAACGCACCTGGATGGCCTATCCCTCTGCCGGGTACTCCCTCGGCGACACGGCCGAAGAACACCACGAGGCTCGTGCCACGTGGGCCGCAGTGGCGCACGCGGTCGCCCGGTTCGAACCGGTCACCGTCGCCGTCGATCCCAACGAGGTCGAGGTCGCCCGCACTTATCTGTCGGCTGACATCGACATCGTCGAGGCGCCCCTGAACGACGCCTGGATGCGCGACATCGGACCGACATTCGTGCTGTCCGAGGGCGGCCGTCTGGGCGGCGTCGACTGGGTGTTCAACGGCTGGGGCGGACAGGACTGGGCCCGCTGGGACAAGGACTCGAAGATCGGAGCACTGGTCGTCGATGCCTCCGGGGCCGAACTGATCGACTCACCGATCGTCAACGAGGGCGGCGGTATTCAGGTCGACGGACTGGGTACCGTTCTGGTGACCGAGACAGTGCAACTCGACCCCGGCCGCAATCCCACGCTGTCCAAAGCTGATATCGAGGCAGAGCTGGCCCGGACGATCGGTGCCACCAAGGTAATTTGGCTGCCTCGTGGGCTTACTCGTGATGCCGACACCTACGGAACGCGTGGCCATGTCGACATCGTCGCCGCTATCGCATCGCCCGGCGTAGTTCTCGTACACGATCAACGCAATCCCGAACATCCCGACTACGCCGTCAGCAAGACCATCGTCGAGATTTTCGAGAACAGCACTGACGCGCGAGGCGAGAAGTGGACCATCGTGAAGGTCCCGGCTCCCGAGGTACTGCGCGACGCCGAAGGCTATGTCGATTACAGCTACATCAATCATTACGTCGTCAATGACGGCGTGATCGCCTGCAGCTTCGATGATCCCGCGGACGACGAGGCCGTCGCACTACTCTCGGCGGCCTACCCGGGCCGGACTGTCGTCACCGTCGACGCTCGTCCACTCTTCGCCCGCGGGGGCGGCATTCACTGCATCACACAGAACCAGCCGCTCGTTCAGCCGAAGTAG